A stretch of Plasmodium chabaudi chabaudi strain AS genome assembly, chromosome: 14 DNA encodes these proteins:
- a CDS encoding ras-related protein Rab-2, putative — protein MSPYEYLFKYIIIGDTGVGKSCLLLQFTDKRFRADHDLTIGVEFGARLINLDNKQIKLQIWDTAGQESFRSITRSYYRGAAGALLVYDITRRETFNHLNRWLDEVRQNSNPHMAIILVGNKCDLERREVSAEEGAQFARQNGLIFLETSAKTAKNVEEAFLYTARKIYDNILNDVYDLSNESYGIKYGPSSQYSRVKLDIPMMSESRASFSCC, from the exons atgtctCCTTATGAGTACTTGTttaagtatataataattggtGATACAG ggGTCGGAAAAAGCTGTCTATTGCTACAATTTACAGATAAAAGATTTAGAGCTGATCATGATTTAACAATTGGTGTAGAATTTGGAGCACGATTAATAAATCTAGacaataaacaaattaagcTTCAAATATGGGATAC tgCTGGTCAGGAATCCTTTAGATCTATAACGAGATCATATTATCGTGGAGCCGCAGGAGCTTTATTAGTTTATGACATAACTAG AAGAGAAACATTTAACCATTTAAATAGATGGTTAGATGAAGTTCGCCAAAATTCAAACCCACACATGGCTATCATTTTAGTAGGAAATAAATGTGATTTAGAAAGAAGAGAAGTTTCAGCTGAAGAAGGTGCACAATTTGCAAGACAAAATggtttgatatttttagaaaCTTCAGCAAAAACAGCAAAAAATGTTGAAGAG gcatttttatatacagcaagaaaaatatacgACAATATCTTAAATGATGTTTATGACTTAAGTAACGAG TCTTACGGAATTAAATACGGACCAAGCAGTCAATATTCAAGGGTGAAATTAG ATATCCCAATGATGTCTGAATCGCGAGCATCTTTCAGTTGTTGTTAA
- a CDS encoding amino acid transporter, putative — MSAKWLPNISLFNFNKTNNKQNFVRSRKRFRTITWKYAKTIGPFASFIYLFNQSIGSGLFDIPSLIDEVGWIPVIFGNVFVCSVAAFCSLMILRAMTIIPKNKNFEQRIEYSAVIKYFMSNEKYKFVSFLYHLGNICNNICGILVISKIIDIFIIKIFGYTILFEIYPQIQIKKCSLSFLDAMFNGYYYSNTGNYETIFICGFTIGYIINAIICINLSSKGLEETINYQYVVFMIFMSSFLYLSISSTIYLFSHNYNDSPTAIKSINMHNNLILSRAHIEPDLIKNYQTYNELNHFKKTLLLCKNTPSSECLLSNNIEKNSFSNYLNGLYEWNNNIDKNVSAKNNNDSKILNNFNEKNNILHSKDAPFFCSFMRLNNLYKKKAYIFRNSIFFLTVLSCSKDLKIHKSANIVYFYYVYKIYNEFYINNSNDTQSEKMKQFNTDSENFIEDEYYNNYKNDLTNKYSNFSKNGNNTNNNKNKEKEIQKKTFFEKLYLMISKIEGIKTYCMGKTFANFIDSYGFVSNIPSWGNEITDDVNVSKSIWFTVIFSSIFYFIFGIIFCLNNSFKNINTSVLYIFNLVAVAPKVITGSISMRYDLMNLDICSDGVAFFFACIAPFLLAWLFSNGILFSNTFNYISLICGLFCNFLSPAFTYIAACESNASFYKNPLRKYTIVNRKKTVLSSSSDIRKALGNIIDKFGDDNHHNLHIDKNDNENETLKKRVSKFNRSMSLSQSGMYNNSITSSNNSGSFFIFENGEYIPKSYSKDDTDVTNLSNKSSIEITPLLDNFDLMEKNKIDKKGDSFDNITNKETNKIKKKKKGIRFSIEVENDDEDNNLKNTNIYNSYEKKEKSNDKNKYQKESLPSKKKAVCFSESFNTDDGEDNPNSNENQYSPSIELNTKENYPKKKTNIKKKIMFSEEVEVCKDEGKYEGSKKNVKKKKGVAFSDQAEMNCDDKKQNLKFNDDIEAFASEKYTQEDNTNLYKNENKLKSILSNEINDSCITKFKPGKEPQLMSANDGKEKEYITCAKNSDKGSIDNKYSHEKMSTYEIVLNNREITQEDIKKCENTNKVIMENICENKKNNEFALSSSKGNDNKKLGVNLNTPPCLEYERILSDSAINYNVNDEINETEKNRNESIIKNRSFENPDHQIFKRKREKLKSQFKSNMPRNFCNYNKLIQGINSLKSEEENEDINNTIVNYSTQNETTFDDDNVNCDLSTPCYDIEKHKSISKEICPQETILKNIDTGIDKKETVHYHEKNENIKFQDSEKLLNKEQNNKNNSCYKISLSFENNITHEKENQMLLPQHSINEHDNSKSNTLFVRQRKKLKSSFHANGNMIIGDSKEAIHVEQINNFRNKFNIESDLNDNNNNIQISENEINDEKAIENTDFEIVPILKIMKSYENHILTENDDSPIKNAKKNKPIKNVRHQTHYKFADLSDLYDDIHKYELENVETNYVNTKPDNDEESKHLLEISKNNNLNKERNETAETSSSIENEKSSIIKQIEQIYTELADKMHSGISEMSTNDDIDYVDIRQFKIIDNNSPVKHYYNVFHKSKNYNSNKYEYIYSNNIILNNKTNMDHLCSIFLFGNPLERNEEYEESRKKISKNNETTNITSSQNKISDIKESSSISTRFKNTKNSLSSSGLHEKQISINSPSSRNIENYIEIVNKNYNIKSTSGTVKPSALKKTSVNFSVNDEFINNEELNNIIKSNDINIKKNSSNKIEVMKIRIHVYPDILQKYHVETTYVLLGFLTAFSFVGIITDLLFG, encoded by the exons atgagcGCAAAATGGCTACCGAATATAtcactttttaatttcaataaaacaaataataaacagaATTTTGTAAGAAGCCGTAAGCGGTTTCGTACAATTACGTGGAAGTATGCCAAAACAATTGGGCCGTTTGCttcattcatatatttatttaatcaAAGTATAGGATCAg GTTTATTTGATATCCCAAGTTTAATTGATGAAGTAGGATGGATTCCAGTAATTTTCGGAAATGTATTTGTATGCTCTGTTGCTGCTTTTTGCAGTTTAATGATTTTAAGAGCAATGACTATTATACCAAAAAACAAGAATTTTGAGCAAAGGATTGAATATAGTGcagttataaaatattttatgtcgaatgaaaaatataaatttgtttcctttttatatcatttaggGAATATATGCAACAATATTTGTGGAATACTTGTTATATCGAAAATAATTGacatattcattattaaaatatttggatatactatattatttgaaatatatcctcaaatacaaattaaaaaatgctcCTTATCTTTTTTAGATGCTATGTTTAATGGTTATTACTATTCGAATACAGGAAATTATGaaactatatttatatgtggATTTACTATAGGCTATATAATTAACgcaataatatgtataaaccTTTCGTCAAAAGGGCTAGAAGAAACGATAAACTATCAGTATGTTGTTTTTATGATATTTATGagttcttttttatatttatccaTTTCTTCaacaatttatttattttcacacAATTACAATGACAGTCCAACAGCAATTAAAagcataaatatgcataataatttaatattaagtAGAGCCCACATTGAACCagatttaataaaaaattatcagacatataatgaattaaatcattttaaaaaaacgcTACTGCTATGCAAAAACACACCTTCTAGTGAGTGTCTACTTTCGAacaatattgaaaaaaacagtttttcaaattatttaaatggtTTATATGAatggaataataatatagataaaaatgtaagcGCGAAGAACAATAACGAtagtaaaattttaaacaacttcaacgaaaaaaataatattttacattcaAAAGACGCTCCATTTTTCTGCTCATTTATGCGGTTAAACAatctatataaaaagaaagcttatatttttcgaaATAGCATTTTTTTCCTCACAGTATTAAGTTGTTCTAAggatttaaaaattcataaaagTGCCAacattgtatatttttattatgtatataaaatatataatgaattttatATCAACAATTCCAACGATACACAAtcagaaaaaatgaaacaatTTAATACGGACTcagaaaattttattgaagacgaatattataataattataaaaatgatttaacaaataaatatagcaacttttctaaaaatggaaataatacaaacaataataaaaataaagaaaaggaaatacagaaaaaaacattttttgaaaaattatatcttATGATTAGTAAAATAGAaggaataaaaacatattgtATGGGGAAAACATTTGcaaattttattgattCATATGGATTTGTTAGTAATATACCATCATGGGGAAATGAAATAACAGATGATGTTAATGTATCTAAATCTATATGGTTTACAGTTATATTTAGcagcattttttattttatttttggtataatattttgtttaaataattcttttaaaaatataaatacatccgttttatatatttttaatttagttGCTGTTGCCCCTAAAGTTATCACTGGATCTATATCAATGCGTTATGATTTAATGAATTTAGACATATGCTCAGATGGTgtagcatttttttttgcttgtATCgcaccatttttattagcatggttattttcaaatggtatactattttcaaatacatttaattatataagctTAATATGTGGgcttttttgtaattttctATCGCCAGCATTTACTTATATAGCAGCATGTGAAAGTAATGCgtctttttataaaaaccccttaagaaaatatacaatcgttaatagaaaaaaaacagtaCTTTCATCAAGCTCGGATATTCGAAAAGCTTTAGGGAATATAATTGATAAATTTGGAGATGATAATCATCATAATCTTCatatagataaaaatgataacgAAAATGAAACACTAAAAAAAAGGGTAAGCAAATTTAATAGATCGATGTCTTTAAGCCAGTCTGGaatgtataataattcaataaCCTCAAGTAATAATTCTGgaagtttttttatttttgaaaatgggGAATATATACCTAAAAGTTATTCAAAAGACGATACTGACGTTACAAATTTGTCAAATAAATCATCTATTGAAATTACTCCATTACTTGATAATTTCGACTtgatggaaaaaaataaaattgataaaaaggGAGATTcctttgataatataacaaaCAAAGAGactaataaaattaaaaaaaaaaagaaaggaATACGATTTTCAATTGAAgtagaaaatgatgatgaagacaacaatttaaaaaacactaatatatataattcatatgaaaaaaaggaaaaaagtaatgacaaaaataaatatcaaaaagAATCCCTTCcctccaaaaaaaaagcagtTTGTTTTTCAGAATCATTCAATACAGATGATGGAGAAGATAATCCTAATTCAAATGAAAACCAATACTCTCCAAGTATAGAATTAAATACAAAGGAAAATTAtcctaaaaaaaaaacaaatatcaaaaaaaaaataatgttttcGGAAGAAGTAGAGGTGTGTAAGGATGAGGGTAAATATGAAggaagtaaaaaaaatgtgaagaagaaaaaaggaGTAGCCTTTTCAGATCAAGCAGAAATGAATtgtgatgataaaaaacaaaatttaaaatttaatgatgATATTGAAGCTTTTGCATCAGAAAAATATACCCAAGAAGATAacacaaatttatataaaaatgaaaataaattaaagagtatattatcaaatgaaataaatgatagtTGTATAACAAAATTCAAACCAGGAAAAGAACCCCAATTAATGAGTGCTAATGACGGTAAGGAAAAGGAATATATTACATGTGCTAAAAATAGTGATAAAGGAAGTATTgacaataaatattcacaTGAAAAAATGTCTACTTATGAAATAGTACTAAATAATAGAGAAATTACTCaagaagatataaaaaaatgtgaaaacACCAACAAAGTGataatggaaaatatttgtgaaaataaaaaaaataatgaatttgCTTTGTCTTCAAGTAAAggtaatgataataaaaaattgggTGTAAATTTAAACACTCCCCCATGTTTAGAATATGAAAGAATTCTCAGCGATTCAgctattaattataatgtaaatgatgaaattaatgaaaccgaaaaaaacagaaatgaatcaattattaaaaatagaagTTTCGAAAATCCTGATCACCAAATTTTTAAACggaaaagagaaaaattaaaatctCAATTTAAATCTAATATGCCAAGGAATTTTTGTAACtataacaaattaataCAAGGTATAAATTCGTTAAAATCTGAAGAAGAAAACGaagatattaataataccATAGTAAACTATTCAAcacaaaatgaaacaaCTTTTGATGATGATAATGTTAATTGTGATTTATCCACCCCGTGTTATGATAtagaaaaacataaaagTATATCCAAAGAAATATGTCCACAAGaaacaatattaaaaaatattgacactggaattgataaaaaagaaacagtGCATTaccatgaaaaaaatgaaaatattaaattccAAGACTCGGAAaaacttttaaataaagaacaaaacaacaaaaataattcatgttataaaatatctctgtcatttgaaaataatattactcatgaaaaggaaaatcAAATGCTTCTGCCACAGCATTCAATAAATGAACATGATAATAGTAAAAGTAATACATTATTTGTTAGACAAaggaaaaaattgaaatcATCTTTTCATGCCAATGGTAATATGATAATTGGAGATAGTAAAGAAGCGATACATGTAGagcaaattaataattttcgtaataaatttaatattgaatctgatttaaatgataataataataatatacaaatatctgaaaatgaaattaatgATGAAAAGGCTATTGAAAATACAGACTTCGAAATCGTCccaatattaaaaataatgaaatctTATGAAAACCACATATTGACAGAGAATGACGATTCtccaataaaaaatgcgaaaaaaaataaacccataaaaaatgtaagaCATCAAACACATTACAAGTTCGCTGATTTATCAGATTTGTACGATGATATACATAAGTACGAATTAGAAAATGTTGAAAcaaattatgtaaatacCAAACCAGATAATGATGAGGAGAGTAAACACCTTTTGGaaataagtaaaaataacaatttaaataaggAGAGAAATGAAACGGCTGAAACGTCTTCATCaatagaaaatgaaaaatcatctattataaaacaaatagaacaaatatatacagaACTAGCAGACAAAATGCATTCTGGTATTTCTGAAATGTCTACGAACGATGACATTGATTATGTTGATATACGTCAATTTAAGATAATAGATAATAATAGCCCAGTTaaacattattataatgtttttcataaaagtaaaaattacaattcgaataaatatgaatatatatattcaaataatattattttgaataataaaacaaatatggATCATTTATGctccatatttttatttggtaACCCTTTAGAAAGAAATGAAGAATATGAAGAAAgccgaaaaaaaataagtaaaaataatgaaaccACTAATATAACTAGTtcccaaaataaaatatcagatataaaagaaagTTCCAGCATTTCTACacgttttaaaaatacaaagaATAGTTTATCCAGTTCCGGATTACatgaaaaacaaatatcaATTAACTCACCTTCCTCTcgaaatatagaaaattatatcgAAATCGTcaataaaaattacaatatCAAAAGTACATCAGGCACTGTTAAACCATCAGCTTTGAAAAAGACAAGCGTGAATTTTAGTGTAAATGAtgaatttattaacaatGAG gaattaaataatataataaaaagtaatgatataaatatcaaGAAAAACAGTtctaataaaattgaagtAATGAAAATTCGAATTCATGTCTATCCAGATATTCTTCAGAAATATCACGTAGAAACAACCTACGTATTATTGGGTTTTTTGACCGCCTTTTCATTTGTTGGCATTATAACTGATTTGTTATTTGGATAA
- a CDS encoding mitosis protein dim1, putative, producing the protein MSFMLQHLNSGWAVDQAIVNEDERLVCIRFGHDYDPDCMKMDELLYKVADDIKNFCVIYLVDITEVPDFNTMYELYDPVSVMFFYRNKHMMIDLGTGNNNKINWPMNNKQEFIDIVETIFRGARKGRGLVISPKDYSTKYKY; encoded by the coding sequence atgtcGTTTATGCTTCAGCATTTAAATAGTGGTTGGGCAGTTGATCAAGCTATAGTAAACGAAGATGAACGATTGGTTTGTATTCGTTTTGGCCATGATTATGATCCGGATTGTATGAAAATGGATGAATTATTGTATAAAGTAGctgatgatataaaaaatttttgtgttatatatttggtAGATATCACCGAAGTTCCTGATTTTAATACAATGTATGAATTGTATGATCCAGTTTCtgttatgtttttttatagaaataaaCACATGATGATAGATTTAGGTACAggtaacaataataaaattaattggcctatgaataataaacaagAATTTATTGATATCGTTGAAACCATATTTAGAGGCGCAAGAAAAGGAAGAGGTTTAGTTATATCACCTAAAGATTATTCaactaaatataaatattga
- a CDS encoding pre-mRNA-splicing factor ATP-dependent RNA helicase PRP2, putative has protein sequence MKEKGDINKRALDIKGNDESIKKIKTDDEDKGYEKNNSNDAESKIDSSYSLYLEYQKGRNKNLKDNLEYIELLKKNARRKYLKEREKEKLDITKKLLDDELLYSTIKLDEKDIKELEFSKKIYDISKANVKLREKLQESYYTYQEDVDDKYSNLIGNILQQNDNNADPSLYNYDQQIINKGIMKFGSEAIQKNNFTNDFVFDTGIDYAKDTKREIIKDKEKDKSRDKHKSKDKERDKKSEKKKYKEKHGEKYYNKHEMKSDKYKKYSSSDDSNSSDSEKISKSKKKKTEMEKEKKNKKENIKRDESDDEKKLSEMKNGLNSSVEFVHLESLSGMSEKEKELQKLFEDIQKNKEKKMKQIINERKRLPIYSYRYDILKAIKNNKILILVGETGSGKSTQLTQYLYECKYHLYGNIICTQPRRIACIAIANRVADEMNVKVGKEVGYVIRFQNKTSDNTKVIYMTDGMFLRLLLYNPTLEGISVLIVDEAHERALHTDVILPIIKDICNFRENIRIVISSATLDAEKISSYFNCAPIFYVPGRKYNVDIYYTINNESNYLSAIVVTILQIHITQGKGDILVFLPGQFEIELVQQELESKLNELAPKFRNMIILPIYSSLPAECQSRIFEDVGNEDDAKNENNDNDDKSDDKEIIDDEHKTDDTEKDEENRLSTASNNNKKKSNNENAKLATNNIRRKIILSTNICETSITIDNIIYVIDSGLCKQKIYNPNSGIESLVTLPCSKASVNQRAGRAGRKQDGKCFRLFTKKSFIDLSDNSIPEIQRCEISSMILLLKSLGMDDIINFDFLDPPSPVVIIKGLELLYSLGALNNEGNLTKTGRKMAEFPTDVKSSKMILSASEKYNCVDEILSITSMLTHANSIFYVQKGKEKEADNVKKFFIIEGGGDFLMFLNIFKQCEENNFSTSYCYDHFLQYHTLIKIKDIKTQLISICEKLDLPITSCGIEKHDSISNIKKCIISGFFTNAALPINKSELKIIKLNQVVSIYPSSVLAKKNIMEEYHNSCIIFYEVIKINKSYIRYNIDVNKDLLFEIASFYFFTKNS, from the coding sequence atgaaagaaaaaggtgatattaataaaagggCACTAGATATTAAAGGGAATGATgaatcaataaaaaaaataaaaacagaCGATGAAGATAAGGGATATGAGAAAAATAACTCAAATGATGCGGAAAGTAAAATAGATAGTTCctattctttatatttagaATACCAGAAAGgaagaaacaaaaatttaaaagacAATTTAGAGTATATAgaattgttaaaaaaaaatgcaagaAGAAAGTACTTGAAAGAAagagaaaaagaaaaattagatataacaaaaaagtTGTTAGATGATGAACTATTATATAGTACAATTAAATTAGACGAAAAGGATATTAAAGAATTGGAgttttctaaaaaaatttatgataTATCGAAAGCAAATGTAAAACTAAGAGAAAAACTACAAGAAAGTTATTACACTTATCAAGAAGATGttgatgataaatatagtaATCTTAtaggaaatatattacaacaaaatgataataatgcaGATCCATCTTTATATAACTATGATCagcaaataattaataaaggGATAATGAAATTTGGCTCGGAAGccattcaaaaaaataattttacaaatgACTTTGTTTTTGATACTGGTATCGATTATGCAAAGGATACAAAGagagaaataataaaagataaagaaaaagataaaagCAGAGATAAACATAAAAGTAAAGACAAAGAAAGGGATAAgaaaagtgaaaaaaaaaaatataaagaaaaacatggagaaaaatattataataaacacGAAATGAAAagtgataaatataaaaaatatagtagCAGTGATGATAGCAATAGTAGTGATTCTGAAAAGATAAgcaaaagcaaaaaaaagaaaactgAAAtggaaaaggaaaaaaaaaacaagaaagaaaatataaaaagggaTGAAAgtgatgatgaaaaaaaactttcagaaatgaaaaatggcTTAAATAGTTCCGTAGAATTTGTTCATTTAGAAAGTTTGTCTGGTATGAGTGAAAAAGAGAAAGAATTACAAAAACTTTTTGaagatatacaaaaaaataaagaaaaaaaaatgaaacaaataattaatgAAAGGAAAAGATTGCCTATATATAGTTATAGATATGATATATTGAAAgccataaaaaataataaaattttaatattagttGGAGAAACAGGAAGTGGAAAAAGTACACAACTAAcacaatatttatatgaatgcAAATATCACTtatatggaaatataatatgtacaCAGCCAAGAAGAATAGCTTGTATAGCTATAGCAAATAGAGTAGCTGATGAAATGAATGTAAAAGTAGGGAAAGAAGTTGGTTATGTTATAAgatttcaaaataaaacaagtgataatacaaaagttatatatatgacaGATGGTATGTTTTTACgcttattattatataatccAACTTTAGAAGGTATATCAGTTTTAATTGTTGATGAAGCTCATGAAAGAGCATTACATACAGATGTTATATTACCAATAATTAAAGATATATGTAATTTTagagaaaatataagaatTGTCATATCATCAGCAACATTGGATGCTGAGAAAATTTCTTCCTATTTTAACTGTGCtccaatattttatgtgccaggaagaaaatataatgttgatatttattatactattaataatgaaagTAATTATTTATCTGCTATTGTTGTAACTATATTACAAATTCATATAACACAGGGAAAAGGTGATATATTAGTTTTTTTACCTGGCCAATTTGAAATTGAATTAGTTCAACAAGAACTTGAAagtaaattaaatgaattagCCCCGAAATTTCGTAACATGATTATATTACCTATTTATTCCTCTTTACCTGCTGAATGCCAATCACGTATATTTGAAGATGTCGGAAATGAGGATGatgcaaaaaatgaaaataatgacaaCGACGATAAAAGTGACGATAAGGAAATTATCGATGATGAGCATAAAACAGATGATACAGAAAaggatgaagaaaataggTTAAGCACAgcatcaaataataataaaaaaaaaagtaataatgaaaatgctAAATTAGCTACAAATAACATAcgaagaaaaattatactttcaacaaatatatgtgaAACAAGTATTACTatagataatataatatatgttatagATTCAGGTTTgtgtaaacaaaaaatatataacccAAATTCGGGTATCGAATCTTTAGTTACTTTGCCATGTTCTAAAGCATCTGTTAATCAAAGAGCTGGTAGAGCTGGTAGAAAACAAGATGGAAAATGTTTTAgattatttacaaaaaaatcttTTATTGATTTAAGTGATAATTCGATTCCAGAAATTCAACGTTGTGAAATTAGTAGtatgatattattattaaaaagtttaGGCATGGatgatattattaattttgattttttagaTCCGCCATCTCCTGttgttataataaaaggACTTGAGCTTCTCTATTCATTGGGCgcattaaataatgaaggGAATTTAACAAAAACAGGAAGGAAAATGGCTGAATTCCCAACAGATGTAAAATCAAGTAAAATGATTTTATCAGCAtcggaaaaatataattgtgTTGATGAAATATTAAGTATTACATCCATGTTAACCCATGCCaatagtattttttatgttcaAAAAGGAAAGGAAAAAGAAGCAGataatgttaaaaaattttttattatagaaGGCGGCGgtgattttttaatgtttttaaatatttttaaacaatgtgaagaaaataatttctcTACCTCGTATTGTTATGATCACTTTTTACAATACCATACacttattaaaataaaagatataaaaacacAGCTAATTAGTATATGTGAAAAACTCGATTTACCCATAACTTCATGTGGAATCGAAAAACACGATTCTATAtctaatattaaaaaatgtataataagCGGTTTTTTTACTAATGCTGCTTTACCAATTAATAAATCCGAActcaaaataattaaattaaatcaGGTTGTTAGTATATATCCAAGTTCGGTActagcaaaaaaaaatattatggaGGAATATCACAACtcatgtattattttttatgaagtTATTAAGATAAATAAGTCGTATATACGTTATAACATAGATGTGAATAAAGATCTCCTTTTTGAAATTGCATCCTTTTACTTTTTCACCAAAAATTCATGA